The genome window TAGTTTCAAGAGGACGCCTGTACCCGACGAAATGATTCTCGAGATGCTGGAAGCAGCCCGACAGGCACCTTCAGCCAGCAACTCGCAACCCTGGCGCTACGTCGTGGTTACCGACCCTGAAGAAAAGAAGGAGCTGCGCCGTCTGTGCTTCGGCCAGACCTTCATCGAGGAAGCGGGAGTGGTGTTCGCAGTCTGTGCCGACCTATCGTCATACTCCGGCAGCACCTATAAGAAACGACGACAGGAAGCGGTCGATGCCGGAGTGCTTCCCGCCAGCGCCCTTAACGACCCGGTTTACAAGCGTCTCATGGAGTCTACGGACGAACCTGACCCTGCTGTGTACGTCACGCCGGCAACCGCCAACACCTATAATGCCACCGAGCACATGGTGCTAATGGCTGCCGCCCTGGGACTGGGCTCATGCTGGGTAGGGGCAATC of Dehalococcoidales bacterium contains these proteins:
- a CDS encoding nitroreductase family protein, with product MLTVAEAMRQRRSTRSFKRTPVPDEMILEMLEAARQAPSASNSQPWRYVVVTDPEEKKELRRLCFGQTFIEEAGVVFAVCADLSSYSGSTYKKRRQEAVDAGVLPASALNDPVYKRLMESTDEPDPAVYVTPATANTYNATEHMVLMAAALGLGSCWVGAISDREAIKRLLGVPENIMLLGLVIVGYANGTPPYRPKLPLEDILLRPFPTTKDGQ